The genomic window CGTTCCCCACAGGGAAATTTGTCTCGTGAACTCTTCGCCCTGCTCCATTTGGGACGGGGGTAATACAGAATGGTGCTACGCTTTGCGGTGTTACGTTTGCCAGCACTGCACTCATGACGCTTATATGGCCGCTTCGCCAAGAGGAACTTTCCCCCATTCTGCTTCCTCCCCAATTTGGCCAAAATGCTACACTTCCATCACGctgcacaaaaaataattcagcTCCACTGTAATGTACTgtagtgtatatttttttttccaccaatTCGGGGGATGCTCATTGGCTTGCTATTTATTTTGCCCCTTCACGTCACCCATACGGAGAGGTAACTGCAAGTAGTGTGGCCCCCCACACATCCACGcggtaaaaaagaagaaaaatagcaacgtcccccttttgcaaaTTGTTAGTACGTGCctttaaaaaagggcaacCTGGTGATGcctgtttttcctccttttttttttttccctcctacATAACTAATTTTTATCACattgattaaaaaaaaaaaagttacccGGAGTGTAAGTTCGCACATCCGgaacggaaaaaacaaaaaattgtcaaatggtaccaaaaaaaaaaaggcctaTATTCTTGTCATGTAAAGAATAAAGGGTCACAAATAGGAAACTGTAAACATGTGTCAGATTAATCGTTTATGGTGTGCAGATCGCATCACCTAACTGCTTGGGATTAACCCCGTTAATTAAAACAACTTGGACGAAGTCCGctccttcttcatcctctttttcctcctatttACGTCCTGCATGTCAATGTAATTCCCGGTCTGCGTTTTGACACCCATCATTTTCTCTCGCTCTCTTCTCTTCTCTATGTACTTTTTCATGGACTTCTTTCGAAGCATAAGTTCCGGATAATGTACCTTTGGACTTTTGTCGAATTTACCTcctaaaatttttacttgatgattttccacaatttttctttgaaATTTATCCAAGTGGGGTAGAGTCAATTTCCTTATTTCGTGGACCACATTCATGAACTCTTTTTTGGCTTCCGTTTTTTcggtaaaaatattttttctatttagtCTGGTGCCTTCATCAGGGAATtgcttcttcgttttttgtGCTTGTACCCCATATGATGGATTTTCCCATCCATTGATCTTCTCGTTCACTGCATTTGCCTTTGTCTCTTTCGGGAGGGGGGTTTTCCATATGGGAACCTCCTCTTCGTCCTCCTTATAATTTGTCCCCTTTGCagctttctttttatcctccccttttttcctctttttatcaTCCATTGAGTAAAGgttgttcttttcatttgggtgatttttttccttttttctttttttcttgttcatcatgtttttcttccccgtgGTTGGGGTGTCTTCCCCATCGCTACTGTTTCCACTGAAGGTTCTACCATTGCGGCTTTCACAGATGGAATTGGCATCCTTACCAACACAAGCGTCTTCATGATTCATGTGATGAGACAACATTCGAGAGTGAAActccttcaccttttttcttccccattcaCCATTTGCCTCACCTTCCGATTCGTCTGAAGTGGTCACCACCCCGTCACCATCTCCTTTTTCAATATCCTCCTTCTCATCGCCAGAATTGGAGGCGAATCCCCACAGTTCGTCCATATACCTTTGCAGAtcctttccgttttttcccccttgggaTTTTTCCCCTGGTATGCTCTCCTCCTCCGTCATTTCTGCTCCTCACTTAAGTAGAGCAAGGCTTTACAGCAGCTTCAAACTGTtaactaattttttttcctttttggcagCATGGTACAGCCATAAATATATGCCCGTCCTTGGGGCGCCGTTCGTTTGTGCGtttcttcacttcctcctcctttattcGTTTCTACTCCTATtattctcttcctctttttttttctttgccgCCACGTTTTGTAGGGTCCATTCGCCTTGCATGGTGGCAAAATTGGCATCCTCGCAATTTGTaggcaatttttaaaaagatactttcttcctcgtttttacttttttttttttttttttttttttctctgggGATATACGCGCCCGCCGGGATTAATAGGTCGCCCCAAATGACAGTGTCGAGAAGGCCGCGCGTAAGGAGAAACGCCAACTCAGTTGTGCAGCAAAAACCGGATAATCAATGCCATCACGCAATTATGTGATTCTACCTTACTGCTTCGAATTTTCTCAACTACCTAATCGTGAACCAACTGACCGGGCAAAAGGCAGATAAATCTCCCCGTCGCAAAATTGCAGAAcgggaaaaatattcccacTTTGTTCATTTACCACCCGGGAGAGCCCACAAGAAACGctgaaaaatatacaaaaaatacgCAGCAAAAAGTACGCAAGAAAATACGCGAAAACACAAGCaagcacaattttttatgtacgaACAACTTCGCGTTGCCTTCCTTGCTGTCCCAGATTTTTCCCTACTGGGAAACCCACTGTGTCACCGCCCAAGTGCGTGACGTATGCCCACAGCTGTGTAGGTACAGGAATAAGCCTTTTCCCCCACGGGTAGGCATCACTGGCTAGGAAGAGGTTGCCACTACCTCCTTGCTTaatgatcatttttttcccatttcggAAGAACCCCCACCCTACTGACGATACAAATACCTGTGGAGCAAAATGGCGGTGTCGAATAAgaagttgcaaaaaattatgaccCAGCCtatagtaataaaaaaaaaaaaaaaaaaaaaggaaaacgaaaacgaAAATCCATGCGGATGCACAACTCGGTCTCGCAAAAAGCAATGCTGTTACGTGTCATATATACCAATCCActtgttcccccctttcgCAGAACCAAATTTTCAGGTTTTTCACGAACAAAACGGTGGTCCAAATTTGGCTCTATGATAAACCAGACACCCGCATTGAGGGAAAAATTCTGGTAAGGCGTTTGCACCGCAACACCAGGCGGGGGTGGGCATGCGTACGTAacttgtatgtatatgtgtatgcgttTGTTACAGCAGGACACACTTTTCCAACGGTCCACGCCCCACCAACTTTTACAGGGCTTCGATGAATACATGAATATGGTGCTAGACGAATCAGCAGAAGTTTCAGTTAAGAAGAACACGAGAAAAGACCTCGGCAAGATTCTTCTCAAGGGGGACACCATCACGCTAATAATGGAAGCGTAAGAAATGAAGCGACAAATGGGAACAGTGTCTATTACATATGTTTGATGTATCCGTTTGGAAGGCTTGTTGCCGCTGCAATTGCCCCGCCCCCCTTACAcacgccccttttttttgtatttctttttgtataggaaaaaggaggaagaagagtaGGTGCTTCGAACGTTTTACTCTCCAGTTATTCCAAATTTGAGACCCACTTTGTGACCGAACCTTTTGAGCAATTCTTTCACTAGTTCTTTAAGACTCTGCTCCCGAAGGGGGGCTTCATATCGATACTAAAATGTGCGGTGCGAATAAAGCGTCCGCCCTTCCTGTTTGTCGCAtttgatttaaaaaataaaacaccCCTATTTTTacgtctcttttttttttatttttttttcccctttttaaatgattAAAATGTCACAACATATAATGACATGACCACATAACAGTGTGTCATTAAAACGCTTCATTGTGAAGCTccaccacaacaaccacTCTCTCACGAATTTagtattttcccatttgctTAACATTCCTGTGGGGAATTTAAAAAGCATCAGCTTTACGACCAACTGGCGTTTCTTCTCCAGTTGCTCCCTCCATCCGTGGGTGTCACTTTGGGGCGAATATGATGCTGCCCATTTTTGACCCCATCAAAAGGTGATGGTAAAATGGGACAGGGAAATTCACCACAGCTCCCTCAACCCGTGTTTCGTAAGAAGACATTTCACTACGCAGCATGtttacaaaataaattgaggtcatttttttttttttttttttttattcctcatggtcaaaaatgtaaatactGTACATGCATCCATAGAACTTTAACATAAGTATGTGCCTAACGTTTGGTTCCTTCCATCTGTGCATTCTGTGCTATCCACAATAGAAACTACGATCACGCTGAGGGAGTGGAAGAGCCTACCTCCTCCGTCCCGCTTTAAGCAACTCCAGGCGAAACAGCTAAATGTGCCGTTTCGccaaaaagtaaaaaatcaCCTTGCagggtcaggtaaaaaaaagaaaaaaaaaaaaaaaaaaaaaaaaaaaaattgcaccaagCTATCGGCAAAGTACAACTCGCgccaaaaattaaaatcccGTTCGTTCGCGAGAAAGTAAAAACCATAACGACAAGCAGCGCCCCCTGGGTAAAACCACGCTTGAACAGAATCACAAACTCTACGaagcatatttttacatcttCACATATGTTCAGAGATTTACTCCCCATCCTGAGGTACCATAAAAATTTCGGCAGCCACTTTTAcaaacaacattccttcccatTAACAATTCTGaacaagaataaaaatatcatCTGCCCGATTAACTGCAAACAGACCTTCACCAAAATgagtgagaaaaaagagcatGTGATGGAGGGCGAAAAGAAAGTCGCCAATAAGCAGCAGGCCAAGTAAGCTAACCAATTCGAGAGAGATACGATGAGGAGGGGCATTCCCCCTACGCCGTACCCCTTTATCCCTGCGCTATATGTGCTTCCTCCGTATGTTTGAGTGATAAGtggcatatgtgcatacatccCCGTCGTGTTGCCATGTTTTCTGCGTTGCTGTGTTTGTGCGTTGTCACATCGCTACCTAACCACCCCACCACAGggacaagaaaaaggaagaggaggcgGAGATCGACCCACGGCTGTACTACGAGAACAGGTCCAAGTTCATCCAGGAGCAAAAGGCCAAAGGCATCAACCCGTATCCACACAAATTTGAGAGGACAATAACTGTGCCAGAATTTGTGGAAAAGTACCAAAACCTGGCCAGCGGAGAGCACCTGGAAAATACCGTTCTAAATGTCACAGGAAGAATAATGAGGGTATCCGCCTCAGGACAGAAGCTGCGCTTTTTCGACTTGGTTGGTGATGGAGCCAAAATACAAGTGCTAGCCAACTTCGCATTCCATGATCATACCAAGTCAAATTTTCAAGAAGCGTACGACAAGATAAGACGAGGAGATATCGTAGGAATTGTGGGTTTCccaggaaaaagcaaaaagggagAATTAAGTATATTCCCCAAAGAAACGATAATCCTCTCTGCCTGTCTGCACATGCTACCAATGAAGTATGGATTAAAGGACACAGAAATTAGGTGCCGACAGAGATACCTAGATTTAATGATAAACGAATCCGCCAGAAGTACCTTCATTACCAGAACGAAGATTATTAACTATCTGAGAAATTTTCTCAACGATAGAGGATTCATAGAAGTAGAAACTCCAACCATGAATTTAGTAGCAGGGGGTGCAAGTGCCAAGCCATTTATTACCCACCATAATGACTTAGACTTGGATCTCTACCTCCGCATTGCTACGGAGTTACCTCTAAAAATGCTAATCGTAGGAGGGATGGACAGGGTCTATGAAATAGGAAAGGTGTTCAGAAACGAAGGCATAGACAATACCCATAACCCTGAATTTACCTCATGTGAATTCTACTGGGCTTATGCGGACTTTTACGACCTAATCAAATGGTCAGAagatttcttttcctctttagtTATGCACTTATTTGGGACATACAaaataatgtataataaaGATGGGCCAGAGAAAGATCCCATAGAAATAGATTTCACCCCTCCATATCCTAAAGTTTCCATCGTGGAAGAGCtagaaaaattaaccaaCACAAAGTTAGAACAACCATTTGACTCTCCAGAAACGATTAACAAAATGATCAATTTgattaaagaaaataaaatcgaAATGCCAAACCCACCAACTGCTGCGAAACTACTAGATCAGTTAGCTTCCCACTTTATAGAAAATCAATATCCTAACAGACCTTTCTTCATTATTGAGCACCCACAAATTATGAGCCCCTTAGCAAAATATCATAGATCCAAACCAGGGTTAACTGAACGTTTGGAAATGTTTATCTGTGGGAAGGAAGTCCTAAATGCCTACACTGAATTGAATGACCCTTTTTTACAGAAGGAATGCTTTTCAGCGCAACAGAAGGatagggaaaaaggagatgCAGAGGCCTTTCAGTTTGATTCTGCATATTGTACGTCCTTGGAATATGGACTTCCCCCCACCGGTGGCCTTGGCCTCGGTATCGACCGAATCACTATGTTCCTAACCAACAAGAATTGTATTAAGGATGTCATCCTCTTCCCGACCATGCGACCTGCGAATTAATTTGACCTCCCCTAATCGTCGTTTTTGCACACCATTTTGCAATCCCCACATTGTGCATATCATTTTGcgcctctttttcctttttttttttttttttttttttttttcccaatcaCCCCTCTGCGCATTATGTACGTACACATTGGCGCGTTTGTCTACACTTCCCACCAATCACCCGCCATTCTGTGACCACCCCCTAACTCAAATACACGTATAACCATCTGGCACATAACACGTACCATACTCCATGTGGTGCTTCTACCCCGCGTGTATATTTCTCCCCGACGTACACAAGTTaaacttttcaaaaaagatGAACTTGTAATTATAATGCCGATGCTGTACGTACAGACAAATAATGTGCTGGGCGCTTCGTTTGTATTTGTTCGCCTAGTGGAGTGCAGGTGTGACTGTTGTGTGAACCGCGGCTGTAGGACTTACCTCATTTGTTCCCTCCCCATTTAGTATCGTCCCATCACTTCACTGATATTTGCCACTGCAGCGTTCGCGACATTGCGGCACAGACTGCTACGCACGTAGCTGTTGTCCGCCTCTCAACACAACTGGGTCAAACGCTTAACCGTAACTACCAGTCGATACCTATCACCACCTTTTATTGCCTCCCCTCCCCAATGACGGAAAAAGACGCGACCTCCTGCGACGTGGCGCACTTCCTCAAAAACTTCGCAGACTTAGAAAAATCCTACGAACATCTCCTCAAccggaaaaaacaaaacgagCTGAGACTCACTGAGGCGCTCAGGAGTCTTGACGAAATCAAGGAGCAGTacgaacaggaaaaaaaaagtacaagaaaactttttttaaaaaaatgcaaaaaaaaaaaaaaaaaaaaaatagctagctgcatgacccgttcaggcaacaatgtgtgtatattcttcGCTTTCTCGAAATAGCTAgctcatcattttttctcacctTTCCAGAGAATTTCGAAATGTCAATCGCTATAGGGGAGCACACAGATAAACTAATAAAAAAGCACAGTTACGCTGAAAGGTCCGTCACAAGGACTGTCTCTCCACCTTTCCCAATCTTTTTGAGCGCTGAAAGTTGTGAGAAAAGAAGTGTCTCTTTTTACATTCCTGTGTGTATGCCAAGCATGCGAAGCAGCTAAAGAtacatttcttcccccctacACAAATTTTCCCCCTGATTGTAACCAAAACAGCTACGACTTCGTGAAAAGGCAGAACGAtgattttaaagaaaaaatcgaaTCCCTACggagggaaaaggaacaggGTATGCGCGAGGAGGCAACACAAATAGCATATCCATCCATAGGGGGGAGGTGTTCCCCGGCGGCATTCCAACCGCTCCCCCACTGCATCCCCCTTCAGACAAGCTGCTCATGGAGGAGAGAACAAAAGCGCtggaaatgaagaaacagagagaagtggaagaataCGATAGCAAGCTggtcaaaaaaataacaacataaaaaaaaaacgtttaaCAAAATgctacaaaaatgaaaaatataaaatggcCTATACAAAatgtcttccccttttctgaGCTTACAGTTACATATGAGCTTCTTTTCCATGCAGAgagagaacaaaaataaattgctcCAACTAGAGAGTCAAATAGTAGAGCTTGACTTGGACATCGTGTCAAAGGAGTAGGCGGAAGAGGCTTGCACATCTTAACACATTCAGATGGTGCCACGGAGAAATAACATTTGCAACTACATGTACACAGTGCACTAATGAATGATTCACTTTCTCATCCGCCTTTCCCCACCCCACCTGCAAACAACAGTGAGGAGATAAACAAACTCTCCTCAttattaaaagaaattaaaaaggaacacgAAATGGAGAAGCTGGAGTACGAGCTGAAGATAAAAGActtgattaaaaaaaaagacgaaagcAGTCGGAAAAGTAAGGTACATCAGTCCATTctatgactttttttttttttttttttttttttttgcctctttGTTATCTTAGCAGGTCGTTATATTTTGTTCGCGTGTGAGCGTCCCTCGGAGGTGTGTACACCTACACCTATACCTACCGATCCAGCAAGCTCTCCAAACAACGTCCCCTTTTAGGAGGCCATGCGGGACATAATAAATGACAGTGGAAATCACGccttgaaaaatttaaaaaacaagCTCCACATACTACAGCAGGTTACCCAAAAAGAGGACTCCCTAAACGAATTATACATCCATACAAACATACGTACAAATCTATCACACACACAGATCCTATTCATCCTCGCCCGTAATGTAAATCCCCATTTGTGCAGAAATGCAACaagatggaaaaggaaaatgcaaatttgaaaaggacCATAAACAAAGccgagaaaaaaacgaacagtGCACAAGACCGCACAAAAACTGGATGTATCAAAAgcttatataaaatataaaagggtTATTTCAGAATTTTGGCAGCAAAATGTcgctgctattttttttttgcgcaagtTTAACTGTGTGCAAATAAATGTGATGCTGATCAGGTGATCCCGCCAAAGATGTAAAACGAATGATGCGAAACCAAGAAGGGGTAAGCAAGCCATGCAACTTCACATATAAAAGTCCCGCACATCGTTACACTTTGGCATATGATCTGTTTGGAAGAGCGTCCCGGTGGGgagatgaattttttttagagaTTTCCACTTCTGTAGTGTTGATTTAATagcaaagtgggaaaaaacaGTACCAAGGGTTCCAAAACCTGTCGACGTTTTGAGAAGCATTTCCCGAACAAAGTTGACCTCCATGAAGCGTTGCCCCGCTAGAGGAGGCAAAACCACGGGACGCTGCTCATGTGAGGAAGGGCACTCCCCCAAGCAGAATTTCCCAGCGAATGAGTACTGCATTTTGGCCCTATTTCGAAGAGCTCACAAGAGAGggtgaaggagaagaataaAAGTCAGTCAATGGATACCACCTTAATATACACCCCgctaatgtaaaaaaaggcacGCTCTGGATGGTCCTCACACACTGTTCgcttaattttgtttttttttcccaccctcCAATGTAATCACACAAACGGCACAACAGGCGCAACACAGCAATAATGACATTGatatttctgctttttctttttcttcaccgtTTTACGGCCAAATGCTTTTCCCTGAAGAGGCCACTCTTGAGTAGCCCCCGAAATTCACCTGTCCTACTGTACGGTGCAAACTCGAAGGCCCTCCAAAACGGCAGCAACTACTTTTTCTGCGCTGCCAAAAAGAAGCACCCCCGAGGTAGTAACAAATTCAGTttgcgtgaaaaaaaagaagatgaaaATACCGAACCGTCCAGAAACATTTCCCACAATTCAAACATATTCCGAAACAAATACAACTACATTCCGTCACTACAAGAAGTCAAAGCGGACATAGAAAATTTCAAGAGAGAAAAATCTTTTTACTTCACGGAACACAGTATACTCGAAGCCATCAATGTAGAAAATAATATCGTCGTGGTCAACATTGAGGGCATGTTTTTCGAAGATATTAACGTAGTTTTCGCAGAAGTAACCAAGTATTTGCTCAATAAGCATTTGGGCATTTTGGGCGTACACCCGTACAACATCAAGTCGCTCAACatagaaaaggggggaacttAAATCGAGCACCTCACAGGCCAGTTGGCATTGCATATACTGTACTTTTTCGTAGCAGAGAGCTATTCGTTTGTCTGCAAAAAATTGTTGTCTATTCTGCAAGGGCGGTGGCTTGCCTAGGCAGTTTTTTAtgacattttgtttttcttaaTGAAAAGGTTACGTcgttcgcattttttttttgggaaagCGATTTggctgttcatattttttttttttttgaaagctgtttagctgtttttttttccaaaacgccttgcttgttcatatttttttccccactttttACCGCTACCCTATGAACcaacaaatgaagaaaaaattatcgtTTCAAATTACGCAATGTTGAGACGATGGTATATTCCCACATTAGCAGTACCTCCTCCTGATTGACACCCCTTTCGTGTTTGTAAGGTCCCACAGGAAATGTACCGCATGTCCACAAACAAACTcggttaataaaaaaaaaaaaaatgtgtgtgtaggtTTGCCTTGGAAATACATCATGGGGGATGTTCCATGGGACGAAAAAAGTAACATACGCACAAGCATTAAAGGGGGGCACTTAAAAGCGAAGAAGTGATCTATGCGGTAAAGATATtgccaagaagaaaaaaagtcattTTCGatatcccccccttttaatgGCAAGTGAAGTGCGCCAAAATGTTCACACAACGGTGAAACGGAAAATGTGTTATTTGCCTCTGACGGGCGTTTGCAAACGATTCTCGCGGAgcttcccccctccttcgATCCGCATCACATGTCGTAATTGTCGTTCACGTCCTTGTCCTCTCCGTACTGTATGATCATATCTATCGAGTTGATAATAAAATCTACGTTATCATCGTCGTAGATATTTAACGGGATAAAGGAGACCAAATTGAAATCCTCGATAATATGCGCAAAGGCATTGTTCAGTTTGTAGTACTTCCTGGACATGCATTTGTTGGCCGTCATGACAATATCATGAGGATCCAAAGAAAGTAtatcatttaatttttcataatttttttggtaaattttttcttcaagtTCTTCGGACCGCACGCTGCTACTGCTGTGCTCGTctgatgaattttttccaaaatgttcGCTCCTTGCCTGGGACATGCTCGCAGAAGAGAAACTTGAAACGCTTCTCTTGTCATAATCGGAACACAAAATATACTCGTCTTTAAAAGACTTCTCACCGTTTATGTATTCCATTTCTTTGAGAAAGGAATCACCCAAATCTTCATCTGGCCGTTTTTCCTCATCGTTACTCTGTTCTCCTTTGTCCTGGAGAAAAAAGCGGCTACCTCGACCACCTTTAATCTTTCTGTTAATCTTTTTATACAACTTCCTctggaaaaagaagttatTGTTATGCTTAAATTTTCTCAATTCTTGGTAGTAGTTTTTACTCACCAAAAGGTCACATTTGGttaatatattaatgtgAGGCAATTCAAAGTTTATCATGGTGGATAAGCTTGTCAGATACGCTGACAGCAGCTTTGTATTCGAactaataaaagaaatatccACTAAAAAGACAACTATCAATCTTATATTCTGATcagtaaatatatttaaaatttttttaaaataatccgtgtgtgtgtacaacTCTATCTGTCCAGGAGTATCAATgatgaaataattttcatcATCGTCGTAGTTATTTAATTCGTCTTCCAGCAAATATGAATTTTCATACAACAATTCTACACTCCTTAGTAAAGCACAATTTGGACCAAGCATCTGATCTTCCATTAGGCTGTTTACATCCACGTAGTTCCTTATGTCGATGTCGTAAATGGTGTCATAATATTGTTTCAATTCCTTCTCGATATTCGACGTGGTGTTCAtcgctttcttctttctctcaTAGTAGTACTCTTCACTCGCGCTGTCCAAATTGACTACATAgcaatttcgtttttttattttcataaattCTTTCATCAGCTTGcaataatttgttttcccgCTCCCAGCAGGGCCCACCACGACTTGCCCGTACTTCATCTTGTTCAACTGGGCGGAATATTTCTCTCTTATTCagcgaaaagaaaagaaaaataacggAGGGGGTAATAACACgtataggaaaaaagtacaacagCTAGGCTGTCCACTATTCCATACGTGGCATTTGCAAACCAATTGGGGGTGATGCTAAActgtttcaatttttacaaacatGTGTTGGTATTGCCACgcatgttttttaaaatagctagctggaAGGACaacgtggggaaaaaaaaaaaaaatcctcccACGAATTACTTCCCCCtctaaaatattttatttaaagaTGATAAAATGGGTGGTtgggatttttttaaatccatTTTAGAATACTTTGTGGATGTGCCTTCCATTGTGGGTcagcaaaaaaggaaaggttaTTTATGCAACCCCCTTTTGGGgttttttccatatatatatatatatatatatatatatatatatttttacgttTGTATCGCCTTACAAATTGAGATAACAGGTGATCCTGCAAAAGTTGGCCACCATTTTCAGGTTATGCAAGTCGTCACATGAGAACTGAGGTCATCATAATGGTTTCGCATTGCACCGCGCCCATAtgccttcaatttttccttttgccaCCCACTTCGCATGCAGATGTATGCATCTTAACTGTTGGGGGTATTCCCCCACTGCGCAGCGGTCCCTATTTGCATGTCAGCAATAGCAACGGGGAGAGCGTTTTGTATGGCATGACCGAAACGGTGCTGATACAACGGGAAGATTCCTTCATTTggacttttttcctctacaaTTTGGGTGTATCGAGGAGAAAAACCAAAGAGGGAGCACCCAATGGGTTAATTAAACATATGTATGCCTCGCGTATGCAACCTTATACTACGCCCGTTCTGCTACTAATCTGCTCTCTCCTGAAAATTTCAGGAAGCAcggatttttttaaaaattaatggaagggaaaaaaaaaaaaaaaggaaaagtccAAACGGTGTAATCACCGCACACGGTTAAAGCGAACTTTCgtttaaaaagaagttaAGCGATATTTATGCAGAACAAATAACTTTACAGTTCACCCAAAGCAATGTCAATATTAACAGTGGAGCGCACATCATGCTGGGCCCCCGTCCAAGGAAGCTCCTACAAACCGGAATGTAGTTGCCAGGCCCAGTCAATCGTTAAAGCTCTTCACATGAATTGCACCGATCAAATAAACGGTCAAACATATAAAAGTCAAA from Plasmodium coatneyi strain Hackeri chromosome 12, complete sequence includes these protein-coding regions:
- a CDS encoding Lysine--tRNA ligase; its protein translation is MFRDLLPILRYHKNFGSHFYKQHSFPLTILNKNKNIICPINCKQTFTKMSEKKEHVMEGEKKVANKQQAKDKKKEEEAEIDPRLYYENRSKFIQEQKAKGINPYPHKFERTITVPEFVEKYQNLASGEHLENTVLNVTGRIMRVSASGQKLRFFDLVGDGAKIQVLANFAFHDHTKSNFQEAYDKIRRGDIVGIVGFPGKSKKGELSIFPKETIILSACLHMLPMKYGLKDTEIRCRQRYLDLMINESARSTFITRTKIINYLRNFLNDRGFIEVETPTMNLVAGGASAKPFITHHNDLDLDLYLRIATELPLKMLIVGGMDRVYEIGKVFRNEGIDNTHNPEFTSCEFYWAYADFYDLIKWSEDFFSSLVMHLFGTYKIMYNKDGPEKDPIEIDFTPPYPKVSIVEELEKLTNTKLEQPFDSPETINKMINLIKENKIEMPNPPTAAKLLDQLASHFIENQYPNRPFFIIEHPQIMSPLAKYHRSKPGLTERLEMFICGKEVLNAYTELNDPFLQKECFSAQQKDREKGDAEAFQFDSAYCTSLEYGLPPTGGLGLGIDRITMFLTNKNCIKDVILFPTMRPAN
- a CDS encoding Small nuclear ribonucleoprotein E, which codes for MAVSNKKLQKIMTQPINQIFRFFTNKTVVQIWLYDKPDTRIEGKILGFDEYMNMVLDESAEVSVKKNTRKDLGKILLKGDTITLIMEAKKEEEE
- a CDS encoding ATP binding protein, producing MKYGQVVVGPAGSGKTNYCKLMKEFMKIKKRNCYVVNLDSASEEYYYERKKKAMNTTSNIEKELKQYYDTIYDIDIRNYVDVNSLMEDQMLGPNCALLRSVELLYENSYLLEDELNNYDDDENYFIIDTPGQIELYTHTDYFKKILNIFTDQNIRLIVVFLVDISFISSNTKLLSAYLTSLSTMINFELPHINILTKCDLLVSKNYYQELRKFKHNNNFFFQRKLYKKINRKIKGGRGSRFFLQDKGEQSNDEEKRPDEDLGDSFLKEMEYINGEKSFKDEYILCSDYDKRSVSSFSSASMSQARSEHFGKNSSDEHSSSSVRSEELEEKIYQKNYEKLNDILSLDPHDIVMTANKCMSRKYYKLNNAFAHIIEDFNLVSFIPLNIYDDDNVDFIINSIDMIIQYGEDKDVNDNYDM